From one Lycium barbarum isolate Lr01 chromosome 6, ASM1917538v2, whole genome shotgun sequence genomic stretch:
- the LOC132600026 gene encoding protein LITTLE ZIPPER 2-like has product MCHEASDLESLQPSCYTTLNRPHTSRTTKMHMLRLRRNGERVSNEAKERAKLRKLKKIMKMKNLKLYKENKTIIEENERLRKKALLLHQENKALFSQIIQQVSKPLNHN; this is encoded by the exons ATGTGCCATGAAGCATCAGATTTAGAGTCACTTCAGCCCTCATGCTACACTACTCTCAACAGGCCACATACATCTAGAACAACCAAGATGCATATGCTCAGGCTAAGAAG GAACGGTGAGAGAGTGTCAAACGAAGCAAAAGAAAGGGCAAAGCTGaggaagttgaagaaaataatGAAGATGAAGAACTTGAAGCTCTACAAAGAGAACAAAACCATTATTGAAGAGAATGAAAGGCTGCGCAAGAAAGCTCTTCTTCTTCATCAAGAAAACAAAGCCTTGTTCTCTCAGATTATTCAACAAGTTTCAAAACCTCTAAATCACAACTAA